From the genome of Hymenobacter gelipurpurascens:
TATCGGTGAAGTACAAAGGCACCTTGCTGGATGGCAAAGTGTTCGATACTTCGGAGAAAGCGCCAAACAACGGCAAGCCAATCGAGTTTCCCATTGGTGTAGGCCAGGTAATTCCGGGTTGGGACAAAGCCATTCCGCTCCTGAACAAAGGGTCGAAGGCTACTATCCTGATTCCATCGTCGCTGGCCTACGGGCAGCGTGGTGCCGGTGCTGATATTCCAGCTGATGCTGTTCTACGTTTCGATGTGGAGCTAGTAGACGTGAAAAACGCTCCGCCGCAGCCCGCTGGCCCTAGCCAAGCGGATATTCAGCGCCAGATAGAGCAAATGCAGCAGCAACAGCAGCAACAAGGCCGATAACGAACGGATCGGTATTCGAAGTCCCCGGTCCGGTGCAACCGGATCGGGGATTTTTGTATCTCCTTTTCACAGACCTATCTTTTTGCCAGTGAAACAGTTCATTTCCCGCTTCCGCCCGGCTTTCCTGCTGGTGCTCTTTTTCTCGCTCATGTCGCCGGGGTTGTTTTCCTGCATGAAAAACAACGACCCGGTTCTCGATACCACGGATTATACAGTTCGTGATAAGGAGATTATTGAGGCCTACATCAAAGCCAATAACCTGACGGCCCAGCGCCAGGAGCCCTCGGGCCTCTACGTGGTAATCACGGAACCCGGCACGCTTCCCTTGCCCACTAAAGGCCAGACGGTTTCGGTGCTTTACACTGGCACTACACTCGACGGCAAAGTGTTTGACTCTACGGCCAGCCGCGGCAATACCCCTTTCGATTTTCCGATCGGCATGGGGAAAGTAATTGCGGGCTGGGATGAAGGCATTGCCTTGCTCGGTAAAGGCGGTAAAGCCACCCTGCTCATTCCTTCGGGACTGGCCTACGGCCCGTACGGCATCGGGCCCATTGCACCGAATTCGGTGCTGCGCTTCGATGTTGAGGTAACGGATATTAAGTAATTTCAGGACGGCGGACTCACTTTCTGATTCCGTGCTTCTTTTCTGCTCTCACTCATGCACAACGTATTTTCCCTGGCCCGTCCTACCCTGCTGCTCCGTTTGGCAGCTCTGCTCCTGGTTTCGACGCCTATCCTGTCTGCCTGCGACTCCAAAGGCACGCTCGCCGAGCAGCAGCAGAAAATCATTGACAACCAGAAGGTAACCGACGACGCCACGATTCAGGCTTATCTGAAGCGCCACAACTATACCAGCGCCGACTACACCCGCACTACCTCGGGCCTGTACCTGATCAGCCTGAAGGATGGCCCCACTACTCCGGTTCCATCGGGCGCCACTGATAACAAAATCAAGGCCGGCCAGAAGGTGACCATCAACTACGTGGGCAAGTTTATCGGCGAAGCCAACGACGGCCAGATCTTCGATAACTCCAGCACCAACCGCACGGCTTGCGGCTGCCTGAGCCTCACGGCTGGTGCCGGCAGCGTAATTGCCGGTTGGGAAGAAGCACTCCTGCTGATGCGCCAAGGCGACCGGCGGCTGTTGCTGGTTCCCTCTTACCTGGCCTACGGCCAAGGGGCAAGCAGCGGCATTCCGGCTAACACGCCGTTGCTCTTCGATATGGAGGTGCTGACCGTAAAATAAGTACTGACTATGGCCTACGCAATCCGACATTGGTTACCAAGCCTGGCTCTTTTTCTGGGAGCTGGCTGGGGAGTGTGTCCGGTGCTGGGCCAACAGGCACTCCCAACTGCCCCAGTGCAATCCTCGGCCGATAGCCTGCTGGTGCGGGCCACCCAGACCAAATCGGGGTTGCGGTTTGCCGTGCGCCAGCCCGGCCAGGGGCCAACGGCCCATTCCGGCGATAAGGTAACGGTGCACTACACGGGTTTCCTGCCTGATGGTCATGTGTTCGATGCCTCCGTGAAGCAAGGCGGCCCCCTGAAAGTGCGTGTAGGCCGCGGCGAGGTTATTAAGGGCTGGGACGAAGCGCTGCAGCTGTTGCCGGAAGGCACGCGGGCACGCATCTGGATTCCGGCCCGACTGGCCTACGCTGCTAAAGGCGTCCGCGACCCGGATGATGAGCGGCGCTACCTGGTGCCTCCCCACACTGACCTGGTGTTTGAGGTGGAAATTCTTCGGGTGAAATAAGCGACGTATTTTCCGGCCCCGTTGTTCTGCCTGGCGCAGACGGCGGGGCCGGGCTGCGTTTTCCTCTTCTGTTCTTTACTAGCGAAACCGCCTGCGCGGACCGCTTTATCGTTGTTTGTATGTTTCCATTGCTGCGTATTCGCGCGTCGTGGCCGGCCCTGCTGGGGGTGGCGGCGCTTATGTCTTTCCAAGGCGACCCGGCCTCTTTCAATAAGCTGAAATCGGGGGTGGAGTACCGGATTTTTCACCTGGAGAATGGTCGCTACGTGCGGCGTCCGGTGCTTCCGCCTACCGGCGACCCAACGTATGCCAGCCGCATCGGCCAGATCATGAGCCTGCACCTGGAATTCCGGTCCGCCAAAGATTCCGTGCTGATGAACTCGCGTAAGCAATCGGCTGGGCAGCCGGCCCGTGTGCCTCTCGACACGGTGCGCAGCGTGCAGCGGGGTGGCCTGGAAGAAGCCGTAGCACTGCTGCAGCCCGGCGACTCGGCCGTGTTCCGCTTCAACGTAGATACCATTTTTGCCAAGTCTTTTGGGCAGCCCGCCCCACCGTTTCTTCGCAAGGCCGGCAAGACCTTCACGGTGCTGGCCAAGGTGGATAAAATCCAGACCAAGGAAGCGGCCATGCAGGAAGTGCAGGAGATGATGCGGCTGGAGCAGGAGAAAGAAAAGCAGCAATCGGCTCAGCAGCTGGTAAAGGAGGATGCCCAGATTCAGGCCTACCTCAAGCAAAACAAGCTAAAGGCGCTCAAGACGCCCGGTGGCGTCTACTATGCTATCACGAAGGCCAGCAAAGGCGTGAAACCCACTGCCGGCCAAACGGTGGCAGTGTTGTACAAAGGCATGCTGCTGGATGGCAAAGT
Proteins encoded in this window:
- a CDS encoding FKBP-type peptidyl-prolyl cis-trans isomerase encodes the protein MKQFISRFRPAFLLVLFFSLMSPGLFSCMKNNDPVLDTTDYTVRDKEIIEAYIKANNLTAQRQEPSGLYVVITEPGTLPLPTKGQTVSVLYTGTTLDGKVFDSTASRGNTPFDFPIGMGKVIAGWDEGIALLGKGGKATLLIPSGLAYGPYGIGPIAPNSVLRFDVEVTDIK
- a CDS encoding FKBP-type peptidyl-prolyl cis-trans isomerase, which produces MHNVFSLARPTLLLRLAALLLVSTPILSACDSKGTLAEQQQKIIDNQKVTDDATIQAYLKRHNYTSADYTRTTSGLYLISLKDGPTTPVPSGATDNKIKAGQKVTINYVGKFIGEANDGQIFDNSSTNRTACGCLSLTAGAGSVIAGWEEALLLMRQGDRRLLLVPSYLAYGQGASSGIPANTPLLFDMEVLTVK
- a CDS encoding FKBP-type peptidyl-prolyl cis-trans isomerase, which produces MAYAIRHWLPSLALFLGAGWGVCPVLGQQALPTAPVQSSADSLLVRATQTKSGLRFAVRQPGQGPTAHSGDKVTVHYTGFLPDGHVFDASVKQGGPLKVRVGRGEVIKGWDEALQLLPEGTRARIWIPARLAYAAKGVRDPDDERRYLVPPHTDLVFEVEILRVK
- a CDS encoding FKBP-type peptidyl-prolyl cis-trans isomerase; this translates as MFPLLRIRASWPALLGVAALMSFQGDPASFNKLKSGVEYRIFHLENGRYVRRPVLPPTGDPTYASRIGQIMSLHLEFRSAKDSVLMNSRKQSAGQPARVPLDTVRSVQRGGLEEAVALLQPGDSAVFRFNVDTIFAKSFGQPAPPFLRKAGKTFTVLAKVDKIQTKEAAMQEVQEMMRLEQEKEKQQSAQQLVKEDAQIQAYLKQNKLKALKTPGGVYYAITKASKGVKPTAGQTVAVLYKGMLLDGKVFDSSEKNGGKPIEFPLGQGRVIPGWDQGIAMLNKGSKAVLLIPSSLAYGARGAGADIPPNAILRFDVELVDVK